A single region of the Acidobacteriota bacterium genome encodes:
- the nusB gene encoding transcription antitermination factor NusB, with amino-acid sequence MTKAGTAPSAEAEFSTVGGRRSRRTGGKRRQAREMALQMLYQRELGDAGPTQLLRAFDLHAFRAETADAGSSPRASELALDYARTLVEGSLAHQESIDRLVADQADNWRLERMPVVDRNVLRLAVYEMRFQPDVPAVVVIDEAIELAKKFGSEESGRFVNGILDALRTTLAADSKR; translated from the coding sequence GTGACCAAGGCCGGCACAGCTCCCTCGGCCGAAGCCGAGTTCTCAACCGTCGGTGGCCGCCGGTCCCGACGGACCGGTGGCAAACGCCGCCAGGCCCGGGAGATGGCCCTGCAGATGCTCTATCAACGGGAACTGGGGGATGCGGGGCCAACCCAACTGCTCAGGGCATTCGACCTCCACGCGTTCCGTGCCGAGACCGCGGACGCCGGCTCCAGCCCGCGGGCCTCGGAGCTGGCGCTCGACTATGCCCGCACGCTCGTCGAGGGCAGTCTCGCACACCAGGAGTCGATCGATCGGCTGGTCGCGGACCAGGCGGACAACTGGCGGCTGGAGAGGATGCCGGTGGTTGACCGGAACGTCCTTCGTCTGGCCGTCTACGAGATGCGCTTCCAGCCCGACGTGCCCGCTGTCGTCGTGATCGACGAAGCAATCGAACTGGCCAAGAAGTTCGGCTCCGAGGAGTCCGGGCGCTTCGTCAACGGGATCCTCGACGCATTGCGGACGACTCTGGCCGCGGATTCGAAGCGATAG
- a CDS encoding MerR family transcriptional regulator, which yields MCVRRSAGRPVIPPKQQYKLADVCRVLDIQPYVLRYWQTEFPVLSSKKGAGGRRDYDAEDVETIRRIKELLYDEGYTIASAKKKLASELEEGGLRGRPLIVTEAPAENGEAPAEPAPGGDPEAEEAEEVAGEGAEAATVSSSADMEVSDIGEIGNLTRRVERLEGGVAALVAQARQLAAELKPEVGVEDD from the coding sequence GTGTGCGTTCGCCGATCAGCCGGGAGGCCGGTCATTCCCCCCAAACAGCAGTACAAGCTCGCCGACGTATGCCGGGTGCTGGATATCCAGCCCTATGTGCTGCGCTACTGGCAGACCGAGTTTCCGGTTCTCTCCTCGAAGAAGGGCGCGGGGGGCCGGCGGGACTATGACGCCGAGGACGTCGAAACGATTCGGCGGATCAAGGAGCTTCTTTACGACGAGGGCTACACGATCGCCAGCGCCAAGAAGAAGCTCGCCTCCGAACTCGAGGAGGGCGGCCTTCGTGGGCGCCCACTGATCGTGACCGAGGCGCCGGCCGAAAACGGCGAAGCGCCTGCCGAACCGGCGCCGGGAGGCGACCCGGAAGCCGAAGAAGCTGAAGAGGTCGCGGGAGAGGGAGCGGAGGCGGCGACAGTGTCCTCTTCGGCCGACATGGAAGTCTCCGACATCGGTGAGATAGGGAACCTCACGCGGCGGGTCGAGAGGCTCGAGGGCGGGGTGGCGGCGCTCGTTGCGCAGGCTCGTCAGCTTGCCGCCGAACTCAAGCCCGAAGTGGGAGTCGAGGACGACTGA
- a CDS encoding LysM peptidoglycan-binding domain-containing protein, whose product MIKTCSRADWIPALLCGALITLAAPGLQAEERYHAAIDPDLFPVPKSLEAAVEFWQKVFTTYTSDQVILHDERHLDVIYSVVDMSDLRTVGASELEIDRARIKRVRGEVSRVSKALRDLAAGRPVTNLPADLRSIPTQMEHVGGGRSKYRRAAGMVRGQRGLRNRFEEAIEISGMFMPGIERTLAEYGLPAEIRCLPFVESMFNYRARSKVGASGAWQFTASTGRAFLQMDEAVDARSDVLLAAAGAARKLRRDYESLEAWPLALTAYNHGAGGMARAVRRLGTRDIGVVVEKYRSRTFGFASRNFYAEFIAAVIAFVERERHFPNVEPFPEIRFDVAQRDRYVSLTDLATATGVEINRLAELNPALDRTVLAGSLLVPPRYPLRVPHGMGGEFERAYAELPPDRKPDRQAAFGYRVRSGDTLGGIARRFGSSVAELQRANRLPRADRIYVGQRLRIPQRGTGRSAPPPARRAALERSGAPEPEAPTPQVTDNGEQAPATTVHVVRRGESLDRIARKYGTTVKVLAAANNLRRPDLIHAGQRLAIPREGGEVLYTVRRGDTLSQLARTYRTSAARIRQVNGLRGSLIVVGQTLRIPAG is encoded by the coding sequence ATGATCAAAACCTGTAGTCGTGCGGACTGGATTCCCGCGCTGCTCTGCGGCGCTCTCATCACACTTGCGGCGCCGGGGCTTCAGGCGGAGGAGCGTTACCACGCCGCGATCGATCCGGACCTGTTTCCGGTGCCGAAGAGCCTCGAAGCGGCCGTGGAGTTCTGGCAGAAGGTCTTCACGACCTACACCAGCGACCAGGTCATCCTTCACGACGAGCGGCACCTCGACGTCATCTACAGCGTGGTCGACATGAGCGACCTGCGCACAGTGGGAGCCTCGGAGCTGGAGATCGACCGCGCCCGGATCAAACGGGTCCGTGGCGAGGTGAGCCGTGTCTCCAAGGCTCTTCGGGATCTCGCGGCGGGACGGCCGGTGACGAACCTCCCGGCCGATCTGCGGTCCATACCGACACAGATGGAGCACGTGGGGGGCGGCAGGTCGAAGTACCGGCGGGCAGCGGGAATGGTCCGCGGCCAGCGGGGCCTGCGGAATCGGTTCGAGGAGGCCATCGAGATCTCGGGCATGTTCATGCCGGGCATCGAGCGGACGCTCGCGGAGTACGGCCTGCCGGCGGAGATCCGCTGTCTCCCGTTCGTCGAGTCGATGTTCAACTACCGGGCCCGGTCGAAGGTCGGAGCCTCCGGAGCCTGGCAGTTCACCGCCTCGACCGGCCGGGCGTTTCTGCAGATGGACGAAGCGGTCGACGCGCGTTCCGACGTGCTGCTGGCTGCCGCAGGGGCAGCTCGGAAGTTGCGGCGGGACTACGAATCGCTGGAGGCCTGGCCGCTCGCCCTGACCGCCTACAACCACGGTGCCGGCGGTATGGCGCGGGCGGTGCGTCGGCTGGGGACGCGAGATATCGGGGTGGTCGTGGAGAAGTACAGGTCGCGGACCTTCGGTTTCGCTTCCCGCAACTTCTACGCCGAGTTCATCGCGGCGGTCATCGCCTTCGTCGAACGCGAGCGTCACTTCCCGAATGTCGAGCCCTTTCCCGAGATCCGGTTCGACGTTGCCCAGCGCGATCGCTACGTCTCGCTGACCGACCTGGCGACGGCGACCGGCGTGGAGATCAATCGCCTGGCGGAACTCAATCCGGCCCTGGACCGCACGGTCCTGGCGGGTTCTCTCCTGGTGCCGCCGCGCTATCCGCTTCGGGTGCCTCATGGCATGGGCGGGGAGTTCGAACGTGCGTACGCGGAGCTGCCCCCGGATCGCAAGCCCGACCGGCAGGCCGCCTTCGGCTACCGGGTCCGGAGTGGCGACACGCTGGGCGGTATCGCGCGCCGATTCGGCTCCAGCGTGGCGGAGCTCCAGCGCGCGAACCGCTTGCCGAGAGCGGACCGTATCTACGTCGGCCAGCGCCTCCGAATTCCGCAGCGCGGCACGGGTCGCTCCGCGCCGCCGCCGGCTCGCCGCGCCGCGCTCGAGCGGTCCGGGGCGCCCGAACCCGAGGCGCCGACGCCACAGGTGACGGACAACGGCGAACAGGCGCCAGCGACCACGGTCCACGTCGTCAGGAGGGGCGAATCGCTGGACCGGATCGCCCGGAAGTACGGCACGACCGTCAAGGTCCTGGCCGCCGCGAACAATCTGCGCCGGCCGGACCTCATTCATGCCGGTCAGCGCCTCGCGATTCCGAGGGAAGGTGGGGAGGTGCTCTACACGGTCCGCCGGGGCGACACCCTGAGTCAGTTGGCGCGCACCTACCGGACTTCGGCCGCCAGGATTCGGCAGGTCAACGGGCTGCGCGGCAGCCTGATCGTCGTCGGGCAGACGCTCCGCATTCCGGCGGGATGA
- the der gene encoding ribosome biogenesis GTPase Der: MPAAIAIVGRPNVGKSTLFNRLIGRRQAIVHGSPGVTRDRLVGRFELESRGIVELIDTGGLVPGDDPFGLNAQVEFAIEESDVLLLVVDGRDGLAAADEQVMERLRCHDRPIIVVVNKSDTRAAQEGYQEFYALGADGLVLVSAEHGAGFGSLHEEVAGHLPDAVPAAEPEAPGVAVVGRPNVGKSSLINRLLGTERTLVSPTAGTTRDPIDSLLRRTEGPDYLLVDTAGIRRRSRIQDAPEELAVMLAQRQIQRAELVVLVVDASHGITTGDLAIGDAAWQAGRSTVVACNKWDLLDEKSRERLEAGWERVVEVFAKPARVNVSALTGRGVGGILPALDRVRARHRFRVPTSELNRVTRRIVDRHQPPAERGRPWRFFYAAQVHATPPTFLLFANRRLKRGDTYRKYLENQLRRAFDLEGVPLRIVVRERRGEAEPVPG; this comes from the coding sequence GTGCCAGCCGCGATCGCGATCGTCGGTCGCCCCAATGTCGGCAAGTCGACGCTCTTCAACCGGCTGATCGGCCGCCGGCAGGCGATCGTCCACGGAAGCCCCGGCGTGACCCGGGACCGGCTGGTTGGACGCTTCGAGCTCGAGAGCCGCGGCATCGTCGAGTTGATCGACACCGGTGGCCTGGTGCCGGGCGACGACCCGTTCGGCCTGAACGCCCAGGTCGAGTTCGCAATCGAGGAGAGCGACGTGCTGCTGCTGGTCGTCGACGGCAGGGACGGACTGGCCGCGGCCGACGAGCAGGTCATGGAACGCCTGCGCTGCCACGACCGACCCATCATCGTCGTGGTCAACAAGTCGGATACGCGGGCTGCCCAGGAGGGCTACCAGGAGTTCTACGCCCTGGGTGCCGACGGACTCGTTCTGGTCTCCGCGGAACATGGCGCGGGTTTCGGATCGCTGCACGAGGAGGTCGCCGGGCATCTCCCCGATGCGGTTCCAGCGGCGGAACCAGAGGCCCCCGGCGTCGCGGTCGTGGGTCGTCCGAACGTTGGCAAGTCGTCCCTGATCAACCGGCTGCTGGGTACCGAGCGGACGCTCGTATCGCCGACCGCCGGAACGACGAGAGATCCGATCGACAGCTTGCTGCGGCGCACCGAGGGCCCGGACTACCTGCTGGTCGATACCGCCGGAATCCGGCGCCGTTCCCGGATCCAGGACGCCCCGGAGGAACTGGCGGTGATGCTTGCCCAGAGACAGATCCAGCGGGCCGAACTCGTGGTCCTCGTGGTGGACGCAAGCCATGGGATTACCACGGGCGATCTGGCAATCGGCGATGCGGCGTGGCAGGCCGGGCGCTCAACCGTCGTCGCATGCAACAAGTGGGATCTCCTGGACGAAAAGAGCAGGGAACGGCTCGAGGCGGGCTGGGAGCGCGTGGTGGAGGTCTTCGCGAAGCCGGCCCGGGTCAACGTCTCCGCCCTGACCGGACGCGGGGTTGGCGGCATCCTTCCCGCTCTCGACCGGGTCCGGGCACGTCACCGATTTCGCGTGCCCACTTCGGAACTGAACCGCGTGACGCGCCGCATCGTGGACCGTCATCAGCCGCCCGCCGAGCGGGGTAGACCGTGGCGTTTCTTCTACGCTGCTCAGGTGCACGCGACGCCCCCGACGTTCCTGCTCTTCGCCAACCGGCGCCTGAAGCGGGGGGACACCTACCGCAAGTACCTCGAGAACCAGCTTCGGCGAGCATTTGATCTCGAGGGCGTTCCGCTTCGCATCGTGGTCAGGGAACGCCGCGGTGAAGCAGAGCCGGTTCCCGGTTGA
- a CDS encoding LLM class flavin-dependent oxidoreductase has product MPATGTDSSRNPDAPQSPPALTLSVLDQCPIRTGATAGDAVLEAVKLAQAADRLGYRRYWLAEHHNSESLACAAPEALIGQVAAATKRMRVGSGGVMLSHYSALKVAEVFRMLETLYPGRIDLGIGRAPGSDRLTARVLAHGPGRLGVQHYPEQVAHLLGYLGRGHEDERLNGIRAMPQGDTQPEVWLLGSSLGSARFAAWFGCPYSFAHFIQPREAEAALDLYRSEYRPSERHPEPQASVGISAIVAATDEEARRQSLSRFLWWIRLTQGRPGPFPSLEEAEEYEFTERDLVVKEKMQARSLIGSPDAVRERAEDLAGRLGVDELVVLTICPSFDARVRSYELLAGAIGIASSSVDSRAPEA; this is encoded by the coding sequence GTGCCGGCGACCGGAACGGATTCGAGCCGCAACCCGGACGCCCCGCAGTCTCCGCCGGCCCTGACGCTGAGCGTGCTGGACCAGTGCCCGATACGGACTGGCGCCACCGCGGGCGATGCCGTCCTGGAGGCGGTGAAGCTGGCGCAGGCCGCGGATCGGCTCGGTTACCGGCGCTACTGGCTGGCTGAGCACCACAATTCGGAGTCCCTTGCCTGCGCCGCACCCGAGGCCCTGATCGGGCAGGTGGCTGCGGCGACGAAACGGATGCGGGTCGGTTCAGGCGGCGTGATGCTGAGCCACTACAGCGCCCTCAAGGTGGCCGAGGTGTTCCGAATGCTCGAGACCCTGTACCCGGGACGCATCGACTTAGGGATCGGTCGCGCCCCGGGCTCGGATCGTCTGACCGCCCGCGTTCTTGCACACGGTCCGGGACGACTGGGAGTCCAGCACTACCCCGAGCAGGTGGCTCACCTGCTCGGCTATCTGGGCCGTGGCCACGAGGACGAGCGCCTGAACGGGATTCGCGCCATGCCCCAGGGCGATACCCAGCCGGAGGTCTGGTTACTCGGCTCCAGCCTCGGTTCCGCCCGGTTCGCTGCCTGGTTCGGCTGCCCCTACAGTTTCGCCCACTTCATTCAACCCCGGGAGGCCGAAGCCGCGCTCGATCTGTATCGCAGCGAGTACCGGCCCTCTGAGCGACACCCTGAGCCACAGGCGAGTGTCGGCATCAGCGCGATCGTCGCGGCAACGGACGAGGAGGCGCGGCGCCAGTCCCTCAGCCGCTTCCTGTGGTGGATCCGGCTGACCCAGGGACGCCCGGGGCCCTTCCCCAGCCTCGAGGAGGCGGAAGAGTACGAGTTCACCGAGCGCGACCTCGTGGTCAAGGAGAAGATGCAGGCCCGCAGCCTGATCGGATCGCCCGATGCGGTGCGGGAGCGGGCGGAGGACCTGGCGGGGCGGCTGGGAGTGGATGAACTGGTCGTGCTGACGATCTGTCCCAGCTTCGATGCCCGGGTCCGTTCATACGAGTTGCTGGCCGGGGCGATCGGGATCGCGTCTTCATCGGTTGACAGCCGCGCCCCTGAAGCCTGA
- the rsmD gene encoding 16S rRNA (guanine(966)-N(2))-methyltransferase RsmD has protein sequence MRARPGRPAIRSGGVKLLGGRWRGRRLRTPPDTRPTQARVREALFSHWGDRILRCRFLELYAGSGCVSLEALSRGAAEAVAIDCDRRALECMAANRERLGAEGLSIRRARLPEGLDGATASEAGFDLAFVDPPYDARRLEDLLVAVAGLMAGGGEVVLEHSSRRHSPGIAGSLRPTGSRRYGDSALTFYG, from the coding sequence ATGAGGGCTCGCCCCGGTCGCCCGGCGATTCGCTCCGGGGGAGTGAAGCTGCTGGGTGGCCGCTGGCGCGGTCGCCGCCTCCGAACTCCGCCGGACACCCGTCCGACTCAGGCCCGTGTTCGCGAAGCCCTGTTCTCCCACTGGGGCGATCGCATTCTTCGCTGCCGCTTCCTCGAGCTCTACGCCGGTTCCGGCTGCGTATCGCTCGAGGCACTATCCCGGGGGGCGGCGGAGGCCGTGGCCATCGACTGCGATCGGCGCGCCCTGGAGTGCATGGCGGCGAACCGGGAGCGTCTCGGAGCGGAGGGTCTTTCCATTCGGCGAGCCCGGCTCCCGGAGGGGTTGGACGGCGCCACCGCCAGTGAAGCCGGCTTCGATCTGGCGTTCGTCGACCCGCCGTACGATGCGCGACGGCTCGAGGACCTGCTGGTCGCGGTCGCCGGCTTGATGGCGGGCGGTGGAGAAGTGGTACTGGAGCACTCGAGCCGACGGCACTCGCCGGGCATTGCTGGCTCCCTCCGCCCTACCGGGAGCAGGCGCTACGGCGACAGTGCCTTGACGTTCTACGGATGA
- a CDS encoding amidohydrolase, with the protein MLLSGRLVTLSEDLERAPAEAEALAATDGRIVFVGGNDAASNWIGPDTEVLDLEGRLAVPGLIEGHGHFWSLGESKLQLALESAASWGEIVGQVAAAVEESPPGTWILGRGWHQSKWTQIPDPSVQGLPVHHGLSAVSPDHPVLLTHASGHMAFVNARAMALAGIDGTTPDPEGGEIVRDAAGQPTGALRETAENLVAVLRDQTLEWNHARRVVSIAAEECLAKGITSFQDAGSSFGLIDVYRQMADQGFLRLRLWVMVGEGNEALAESLSRYRMIDRGDGFLTVRAIKRSIDGALGSHGAWLLEPYEDLPQSIGLNTTSLDVMEETARLAREHDFQLCVHAIGDRANRETLDLFERALDGDRGQRWRIEHAQHLHPDDVPRFAELGVIASMQAVHCTSDGPWVPDRLGDERSAEGAYVWRKLIDSGAVVTNGTDAPVEDVDPIASFHAAVSRRMENGEVFQEHQRMTREEALRSYTLDAAYSAFEEDRKGSLEVGKLADVTVLSRDVMTVPEEEIPGTEVLYTIVGGRVAYRHPSAPTAGDG; encoded by the coding sequence GTGCTTCTGAGCGGCCGTCTGGTTACCCTGAGCGAGGATTTGGAGCGCGCGCCGGCCGAAGCCGAAGCCCTGGCCGCCACGGATGGCCGCATCGTGTTCGTCGGCGGAAACGACGCGGCCAGCAACTGGATCGGACCGGATACGGAGGTGCTCGACCTGGAAGGCCGTCTGGCGGTACCGGGTCTGATCGAGGGACACGGGCACTTCTGGAGTCTCGGCGAGTCGAAGCTCCAGCTGGCGCTCGAGTCAGCGGCATCCTGGGGCGAGATCGTCGGCCAGGTGGCGGCGGCAGTCGAGGAAAGTCCGCCGGGGACCTGGATTCTTGGACGCGGCTGGCACCAGTCGAAGTGGACGCAGATCCCGGATCCGTCAGTGCAGGGCCTGCCCGTTCACCACGGCCTGAGCGCGGTCTCGCCGGACCATCCGGTCCTGCTGACGCACGCCAGCGGGCACATGGCCTTCGTCAATGCTCGCGCGATGGCACTCGCCGGCATCGACGGAACCACCCCGGACCCGGAGGGAGGCGAGATCGTGCGCGATGCGGCGGGACAGCCGACCGGCGCGCTCCGAGAGACGGCGGAGAACCTGGTGGCGGTCCTGCGCGACCAGACGCTGGAGTGGAACCACGCCCGTCGTGTCGTCAGCATCGCGGCGGAGGAGTGTCTGGCGAAGGGCATCACGAGCTTTCAGGATGCCGGGTCGAGTTTCGGGCTGATCGATGTGTATCGACAGATGGCGGATCAGGGGTTCCTCCGCTTGCGGCTGTGGGTCATGGTCGGGGAGGGCAACGAAGCTCTGGCCGAGTCGCTGAGCCGGTATCGGATGATCGATCGCGGCGACGGTTTCCTGACCGTGCGGGCGATCAAGCGGTCCATCGACGGCGCCCTGGGTTCCCACGGGGCATGGTTGCTGGAGCCCTACGAGGATCTCCCGCAGTCCATCGGCCTGAACACGACGAGCCTCGACGTCATGGAAGAGACTGCCCGGCTGGCCCGGGAGCACGACTTCCAGCTCTGCGTCCACGCGATCGGCGACCGGGCGAACCGCGAGACGCTCGACCTGTTCGAACGGGCCCTTGACGGCGACCGGGGCCAGCGCTGGCGCATCGAGCACGCCCAGCATCTGCACCCCGACGACGTCCCGCGCTTTGCCGAGCTGGGCGTCATCGCCTCGATGCAGGCGGTCCACTGCACGTCGGACGGGCCGTGGGTGCCGGACCGCCTCGGCGATGAGCGCTCCGCGGAGGGCGCCTACGTGTGGCGCAAGCTGATCGACTCCGGAGCCGTCGTGACGAACGGCACGGACGCCCCGGTAGAGGATGTCGATCCGATCGCCTCGTTTCATGCCGCGGTGAGCCGCCGGATGGAGAACGGCGAGGTCTTCCAGGAGCACCAGCGGATGACCCGGGAGGAGGCGCTCCGCTCCTACACGCTCGACGCGGCGTACTCTGCCTTCGAAGAGGACCGGAAGGGAAGCCTGGAAGTCGGGAAGCTCGCGGACGTGACGGTTCTGTCGCGCGATGTGATGACCGTGCCCGAGGAGGAGATTCCCGGTACGGAGGTGCTCTACACGATCGTGGGTGGGCGGGTCGCCTACCGGCATCCTTCGGCACCGACGGCAGGCGACGGATGA
- the ahcY gene encoding adenosylhomocysteinase has translation MDFAVADLSLADAGRRQIELAEHEMPGLMELRRRYRSEQPLAGARITGSLHMTVQTAVLIETLVDLGAEVRWASCNIFSTQDEAAAAVVVGRPETGGTVEDPKGVSVFAWKGESLPEYWWCTLRALDWPNESGPTLIVDDGGDATLLIHRGVEYEQQNAVPDFDPDAEPEEWGVILELIRRVRTWDANYFTRMAGGLQGISEETTTGVHRLYELEEDGTLLCPAVNVNDSVTKSKFDNIYGCRHSLIDGINRATDLMIGGKSAVVCGYGEVGKGCAQSLRGQGCRVIVTEIDPICALQAAMEGYEVARLEDVVETADIFVTCTGNRSVITAELMARMKDKAVVGNIGHFDNEIDIAGLKRIPGIRGRNIKEQVDEWILPDGRSLLILAEGRLLNLGCATGHPSFVMSTSFANQVLAQIDLHRGGPERERKVTLLPRRLDEEVARLHLDHLGVRLTELTEEQAEYIGVEKGGPYKRDDYRY, from the coding sequence ATGGACTTCGCGGTTGCCGATCTGTCTCTGGCCGACGCCGGCCGGCGGCAGATCGAGCTGGCCGAACACGAGATGCCGGGGCTGATGGAGCTTCGCCGACGCTACCGGTCCGAGCAGCCACTCGCCGGTGCCCGAATCACCGGCAGCTTGCACATGACGGTGCAGACGGCGGTATTGATCGAGACCCTGGTCGACCTGGGCGCCGAAGTGCGCTGGGCGTCGTGCAACATCTTCTCGACCCAGGACGAGGCGGCCGCGGCGGTGGTTGTCGGCCGGCCGGAGACGGGCGGCACGGTGGAGGATCCGAAGGGCGTTTCCGTGTTCGCGTGGAAGGGCGAGAGCCTGCCCGAGTACTGGTGGTGCACGCTCCGCGCATTGGACTGGCCGAACGAGAGCGGTCCGACTCTGATCGTCGACGACGGGGGCGATGCCACGCTTCTCATCCATCGAGGCGTGGAGTACGAGCAGCAGAACGCGGTACCCGACTTCGATCCCGACGCGGAACCCGAGGAATGGGGCGTCATTCTCGAGTTGATCCGGCGCGTTCGGACCTGGGACGCGAATTACTTCACCCGCATGGCCGGCGGTCTTCAGGGCATCAGCGAGGAGACGACCACGGGCGTTCACCGTCTGTACGAGCTGGAGGAAGACGGGACGCTCCTGTGCCCGGCGGTCAATGTGAACGACTCGGTCACCAAGTCGAAGTTCGACAACATCTACGGCTGCCGGCACTCCCTGATCGACGGCATCAACCGGGCGACGGACCTGATGATCGGCGGCAAGTCGGCGGTCGTCTGCGGCTACGGCGAGGTCGGCAAGGGGTGCGCCCAGTCGCTTCGCGGCCAGGGCTGCCGGGTGATCGTCACGGAGATCGACCCGATCTGCGCGCTGCAGGCGGCAATGGAAGGCTACGAGGTGGCCCGTCTTGAAGATGTGGTCGAGACGGCCGACATCTTCGTCACCTGTACCGGCAACCGGTCCGTGATCACGGCGGAACTCATGGCCCGGATGAAGGACAAGGCCGTCGTCGGGAACATCGGCCACTTCGACAACGAGATCGACATCGCCGGCCTGAAACGGATCCCGGGCATCCGCGGCCGGAACATCAAGGAGCAGGTGGACGAGTGGATTCTCCCTGATGGTCGCAGCCTGCTGATCCTGGCCGAAGGGCGGCTGCTGAACCTCGGTTGCGCGACCGGGCACCCGAGCTTCGTCATGTCGACGTCGTTCGCCAACCAGGTGCTCGCCCAGATCGACCTGCACCGCGGAGGACCGGAGAGGGAGCGGAAGGTGACCCTGCTGCCGCGACGGCTCGACGAGGAGGTCGCACGCCTGCATCTCGATCACTTGGGCGTTCGCCTGACCGAGTTGACCGAGGAGCAGGCGGAGTACATCGGCGTCGAGAAAGGCGGTCCCTACAAGCGGGACGACTACCGCTACTGA
- the ribH gene encoding 6,7-dimethyl-8-ribityllumazine synthase, with amino-acid sequence MKTASDAAGVRFGLVAARFNGLIVERLVEGAREFLLSRGAEVDDLLLVRVPGAWEIPAALDALAGSGRVDALVALGAVIRGETPHFDYICNECAAGCARVTARTGIPVGFGVLTCDDATQAAERAGGKVGNKGQEAAEAALAMANLLRSLKS; translated from the coding sequence ATGAAGACCGCTTCCGACGCGGCTGGTGTCCGGTTCGGCCTGGTGGCGGCGCGCTTCAATGGCCTCATCGTCGAGCGCCTGGTCGAGGGCGCCCGCGAGTTCCTGCTTTCGCGTGGGGCCGAGGTTGACGACCTTCTGCTGGTCCGCGTTCCTGGTGCCTGGGAGATACCGGCTGCACTCGACGCCCTCGCCGGCAGCGGAAGGGTGGATGCGCTCGTGGCGCTGGGCGCGGTAATCCGCGGTGAGACGCCGCACTTCGACTACATCTGCAACGAGTGTGCGGCGGGATGCGCCCGAGTCACTGCGCGGACGGGAATCCCGGTCGGGTTCGGCGTCCTCACGTGCGATGATGCCACGCAGGCCGCCGAACGCGCCGGTGGCAAGGTGGGCAACAAGGGTCAGGAGGCCGCCGAAGCGGCGCTCGCGATGGCCAACCTGCTGCGGTCGCTCAAGTCGTGA